One genomic segment of Paenibacillus durus includes these proteins:
- the hemH gene encoding ferrochelatase, with amino-acid sequence MTTQIGVLVMSYGTPESLEGVESYYTHIRRGNPPSAEQLKDLKDRYEAIVGGVFPLRENTDRQVKALQDALNRDNREKDIEYICFQGLKHAHPFIEDGVERMAESGIKQAVGIVLAPHYSVMSVGGYIKRAREKAESSGIQMAFVESYHLHPKLIEALSKRVSARLDQFEEAGANREDVRLLFSAHSLPERILSMGDPYRDQLLETSKAVAEQAGVTSWQFTWQSAGRTAEPWLGPDILDTLRELSKDQVEYVLSAPIGFVSDHLEVLYDLDIEAEAIASELDMRLMRIESLNSDPAFMAVLSDVVRDRAGELKAGRP; translated from the coding sequence TTGACAACACAAATCGGCGTTCTCGTTATGTCCTACGGCACTCCTGAAAGCCTGGAGGGCGTTGAGTCTTATTATACGCATATCCGGCGAGGTAATCCGCCATCGGCCGAACAGCTGAAAGATTTAAAGGATCGCTATGAAGCCATCGTGGGCGGAGTGTTCCCTCTGCGGGAAAACACGGATCGTCAGGTGAAGGCGCTGCAGGACGCGCTAAACCGGGATAATAGGGAAAAGGATATCGAATATATTTGCTTCCAAGGTCTAAAACACGCTCATCCTTTCATCGAGGATGGAGTTGAGCGAATGGCGGAGAGCGGCATCAAGCAGGCGGTGGGCATCGTGCTCGCTCCGCATTATTCCGTCATGAGTGTCGGAGGCTACATCAAACGGGCCAGAGAAAAAGCGGAAAGCTCCGGCATTCAAATGGCATTTGTGGAAAGCTACCATCTTCATCCCAAGCTTATCGAAGCGCTAAGTAAGCGCGTATCCGCAAGGCTGGACCAGTTCGAGGAAGCGGGCGCGAACCGGGAAGACGTTCGTTTGCTCTTTAGCGCCCACAGCCTGCCGGAGCGGATTCTCTCCATGGGCGATCCATACCGGGATCAGCTGCTGGAGACTTCAAAGGCAGTTGCGGAGCAAGCCGGAGTAACCTCCTGGCAGTTCACCTGGCAGAGCGCCGGAAGAACGGCGGAGCCGTGGCTCGGGCCGGATATTCTGGATACGCTCCGCGAGCTGAGCAAGGATCAGGTGGAGTACGTGCTGTCAGCCCCGATCGGATTCGTATCCGACCATCTTGAGGTGCTGTACGACCTGGATATTGAAGCCGAGGCCATTGCGTCCGAGCTGGATATGCGTCTGATGCGGATCGAATCGCTGAACAGCGACCCGGCATTTATGGCGGTGCTGAGCGACGTGGTGCGGGACCGGGCGGGCGAACTGAAGGCGGGACGTCCATGA
- the hemG gene encoding protoporphyrinogen oxidase: protein MKGDSRKVVIIGGGLSGLSAAFYVRKYYKEAGIHPEIVILEKERSLGGKIETLHKDGFVIEKGPDSFLARKKEMSDLAKELEIDHELVTTNPHAKKTYILQRGKLLPMPAGLMLGIPTDLKPFIGTRLLSFPGKLRALMDFVIPPRRGEEDEPLGELIERRFGTEVLENLTEPLLAGIYAADMRKISLQATFPQFGEMEQQYGSLIRGMILGKKPQETHTGEKKSMFLTFRQGLQSLVHALVHELHDVEQRTETAVIAIYDRIAETNAGTRGAEGAAAPAALESAASPQARYAVELESGELLPADDIYITTPNFAAAELLRPHVDVSALDAVNYVSVANVVMAFSGKEMDGNFDGSGFLVPRKEGRNITACTWTSVKWLHTSPEDKVLLRCYVGRSGDEQNVQLPDEALEELVRKDLREIMGVTAQPLFTEITRLPNSMPQYPVGHPAAIAGLRSELAAVLPGVHVFGSGYDGIGMPDCIKFAKLTAKAAAESLQAH, encoded by the coding sequence ATGAAGGGAGATTCACGCAAAGTCGTCATTATCGGTGGAGGCCTGAGCGGCCTAAGCGCCGCTTTTTACGTGCGCAAATATTATAAAGAAGCCGGCATCCATCCGGAAATTGTCATTCTTGAAAAAGAGCGCAGCCTTGGCGGGAAAATTGAGACCCTGCATAAGGATGGCTTCGTAATCGAAAAAGGCCCGGATTCCTTCCTGGCCCGCAAGAAGGAAATGAGCGACCTGGCGAAAGAATTGGAGATCGATCATGAGCTGGTGACGACCAATCCGCACGCCAAGAAGACTTATATATTGCAGCGCGGCAAGCTGCTGCCGATGCCCGCCGGCCTTATGCTGGGCATTCCGACCGATCTTAAGCCCTTTATAGGCACCAGGCTGCTCTCCTTTCCCGGTAAGCTGCGCGCGCTCATGGATTTCGTTATTCCACCCCGGCGCGGGGAGGAGGACGAGCCACTCGGAGAGCTGATTGAGCGGCGCTTCGGCACAGAGGTGCTGGAGAACTTGACCGAGCCTCTCTTGGCCGGTATTTATGCGGCGGACATGCGCAAGATCAGCCTGCAGGCGACCTTTCCGCAGTTCGGTGAAATGGAGCAGCAGTACGGCAGCCTGATTCGCGGCATGATACTGGGGAAAAAGCCTCAGGAGACGCATACCGGCGAGAAAAAGAGCATGTTCCTGACCTTCCGTCAGGGACTGCAAAGCCTAGTGCATGCGCTTGTGCATGAGCTGCATGATGTGGAGCAGCGCACGGAAACCGCCGTGATTGCTATTTATGACCGGATCGCCGAAACGAATGCCGGCACGAGAGGGGCTGAGGGAGCGGCGGCCCCGGCTGCTTTAGAATCGGCTGCTTCTCCGCAAGCGCGCTACGCGGTGGAACTGGAGAGCGGCGAATTGCTGCCTGCGGACGACATCTATATCACAACTCCCAATTTCGCAGCGGCCGAACTGCTGCGTCCGCATGTCGATGTATCGGCATTAGACGCGGTGAACTATGTATCGGTAGCCAATGTAGTTATGGCTTTTTCCGGCAAAGAAATGGACGGCAATTTCGACGGCTCGGGCTTTCTGGTTCCCCGTAAGGAAGGACGGAATATTACGGCCTGCACCTGGACTTCAGTCAAGTGGCTGCATACGAGTCCCGAGGATAAGGTGCTGCTGCGCTGTTATGTGGGACGTTCGGGCGACGAGCAGAATGTGCAGTTGCCGGACGAAGCGCTGGAAGAGCTGGTTCGCAAGGACCTGCGCGAGATTATGGGCGTCACGGCCCAGCCGTTGTTCACGGAAATTACACGTCTGCCGAACTCGATGCCGCAGTATCCTGTTGGGCATCCGGCCGCCATTGCAGGGCTCCGCAGCGAGCTGGCCGCCGTTCTTCCGGGCGTGCACGTCTTCGGATCCGGATATGACGGAATCGGGATGCCGGACTGCATCAAATTTGCGAAGCTTACGGCGAAGGCGGCTGCTGAAAGCCTGCAAGCGCACTGA
- a CDS encoding CapA family protein, whose amino-acid sequence MYPPRSSRKRGKTTRKQRKNRIWSWINISLLALITVMLFYFFHSGGGRESIPLSETGSAPPSPERSSAAGTAGAADPGALSRASAAPSGELQPSASPDVAQAAEAEPTPSPSANPGSGSAPPCASQQTPGSDADRTEAGGQSAGLPDGEDGSGKTVTLNFAGDVIFAGKVGDLLKQKGYDYPYARLGGMFLQDDLSVINLETPVTERGAEENKTFVFKSPPEALNALKAAGVDAVNLANNHTLDMGEQGLRDTLTNLDQKGIAFVGAGADSAQAYSAQYFTRKGMTIALLGFTRVIPEAEWVAGKGKPGVASAYDSGPALKAIAEARKKADIVAIVVHWGQERANEPNAVQQTLGRSFIDAGADLVIGGHPHVLQGLEPYKGKWIAYSTGNFIFTRSSTKTTWDTAVFQAECSAKGQCSMKLTPFDAELGQPVPMNAADGQKLLQRVESLSSGRVEIDEEGRVTEAGR is encoded by the coding sequence ATGTATCCCCCTAGATCCAGCAGAAAAAGAGGCAAAACGACAAGAAAGCAAAGAAAAAACCGGATTTGGTCTTGGATCAACATCAGCCTGCTTGCGCTGATTACGGTTATGCTGTTTTATTTTTTCCACAGCGGAGGGGGCCGCGAGAGCATTCCTCTCTCCGAGACGGGATCGGCTCCGCCTTCACCGGAGAGATCGTCGGCGGCGGGAACTGCCGGAGCGGCTGATCCCGGGGCATTAAGCAGAGCTTCAGCCGCTCCGTCAGGCGAGCTTCAGCCGTCAGCTTCGCCGGATGTTGCCCAGGCTGCGGAAGCCGAGCCGACGCCGTCGCCATCAGCCAATCCAGGCAGCGGGTCAGCACCGCCCTGCGCGTCACAGCAGACACCGGGGTCCGATGCTGATCGAACCGAAGCTGGCGGACAGTCGGCGGGACTGCCGGATGGCGAGGATGGAAGCGGAAAGACGGTGACGCTGAATTTTGCGGGTGATGTTATTTTCGCCGGAAAAGTCGGTGATCTGTTGAAGCAGAAGGGCTATGATTATCCGTACGCCCGTCTGGGAGGTATGTTCCTGCAGGATGACCTATCAGTCATCAATCTGGAAACGCCCGTCACCGAGCGAGGCGCGGAGGAGAACAAGACCTTTGTGTTCAAGTCGCCTCCGGAGGCGCTGAATGCCCTGAAGGCTGCGGGAGTGGATGCCGTTAATCTGGCGAACAACCACACACTGGATATGGGCGAGCAGGGGCTGAGGGATACGCTGACCAATCTGGATCAAAAAGGCATCGCGTTCGTCGGAGCGGGAGCAGATTCCGCCCAGGCATACTCGGCGCAATATTTTACCCGCAAAGGAATGACCATCGCTCTGCTCGGCTTTACGCGGGTCATACCCGAAGCAGAATGGGTGGCCGGAAAGGGCAAGCCCGGCGTAGCCTCCGCATACGATAGCGGCCCGGCGCTTAAGGCGATAGCCGAAGCCAGAAAAAAAGCGGATATTGTCGCCATTGTTGTCCATTGGGGTCAGGAACGGGCGAATGAGCCGAACGCGGTTCAGCAGACACTGGGCCGAAGCTTTATCGACGCCGGGGCCGATCTCGTAATCGGGGGGCATCCCCATGTCCTTCAGGGACTTGAGCCGTATAAAGGGAAGTGGATCGCGTACAGTACAGGCAACTTTATTTTTACGCGTTCATCCACGAAGACCACTTGGGATACGGCGGTATTTCAGGCTGAATGCAGCGCCAAGGGACAATGCTCGATGAAGCTTACGCCATTTGACGCCGAATTGGGCCAGCCGGTGCCGATGAACGCCGCTGACGGGCAGAAGCTGCTGCAGCGGGTAGAATCGCTCTCTTCCGGCAGAGTGGAGATCGACGAAGAGGGTAGAGTGACGGAGGCCGGACGTTAG
- a CDS encoding glycerophosphodiester phosphodiesterase codes for MRNNLCVAHRGFSGKAPENTLAAIRMALELPYVTWMEIDVQLTRDGVPVVIHDYSLDRTTNGRGKVKNMDWSHMRLLDAGGWKGRTFQGEGVPSLEEVLDLCKGRLRLNIELKNAGNLYPGIEKTVTALIASKGMQGEVVLTSFDPGTLLRCEEADPGIRRGLIYDSRWGDPAGRVRELGCTFLSIGFSRLTPGLARFLSGRGVGIMAWTVNKAKEMRRLADMHSDIMICTNRPDIWGETFLGK; via the coding sequence ATGAGGAATAACTTGTGCGTCGCCCATCGGGGATTTTCCGGCAAGGCCCCGGAGAACACGCTAGCCGCCATCCGCATGGCGCTGGAACTTCCGTATGTGACCTGGATGGAGATCGACGTTCAATTGACGAGGGATGGAGTGCCTGTTGTAATCCATGATTACAGCCTGGACCGGACGACCAATGGCCGCGGTAAAGTGAAGAATATGGACTGGAGCCATATGCGTCTTCTCGATGCCGGAGGATGGAAGGGCCGCACCTTTCAAGGGGAAGGAGTTCCTTCACTGGAAGAGGTGCTCGATCTGTGCAAAGGACGGCTGCGGCTGAATATCGAGCTGAAGAACGCCGGTAATCTGTATCCCGGTATCGAAAAGACGGTTACGGCGCTTATCGCCTCCAAGGGGATGCAGGGCGAGGTTGTCCTGACCTCATTCGACCCCGGCACGCTGCTAAGGTGCGAAGAAGCCGATCCCGGCATCCGCCGGGGACTGATCTATGACTCCAGGTGGGGCGATCCGGCCGGGCGCGTACGGGAATTGGGCTGCACTTTTTTATCCATTGGCTTTTCCCGCCTTACTCCCGGGCTGGCCAGATTTTTGTCGGGGCGCGGGGTCGGCATCATGGCCTGGACGGTAAATAAAGCGAAAGAGATGCGTCGCCTGGCGGACATGCATTCTGATATAATGATATGTACGAATCGCCCGGATATTTGGGGGGAGACGTTTTTGGGAAAATGA
- a CDS encoding fumarylacetoacetate hydrolase family protein, whose protein sequence is MCAAVNNLYCVGRNYKLHAEELGNKVPTEPLIFLKPSHAAVRLDKETIQLPKDSGQVHYEGELVLRIARDYIPGMSLEELVDSMALGLDFTLRDVHNDLQKKGLSWTPAKGFKNAAPLTPFIAFPSKEELEATDFTVRKNGEEVQRGNVKNMIFSLQTIVDFIGTRYGLGKDDVIFTGTPAGVGPTVSGDSFELYWGDRLMGTCLIG, encoded by the coding sequence ATGTGCGCTGCTGTAAACAACTTGTACTGTGTGGGACGGAACTACAAACTTCATGCGGAGGAGCTCGGTAATAAAGTACCGACCGAACCGTTGATTTTCTTGAAGCCGTCTCATGCGGCCGTTCGTCTTGACAAAGAAACCATTCAGCTGCCGAAGGATTCCGGTCAGGTTCATTATGAAGGCGAGCTTGTGCTGCGCATCGCGCGTGACTACATTCCGGGCATGAGCTTGGAAGAACTCGTGGATTCCATGGCTCTTGGACTGGATTTCACATTGCGGGACGTTCATAACGATCTGCAAAAAAAGGGGCTATCCTGGACGCCGGCCAAGGGCTTTAAGAATGCGGCGCCTCTGACCCCATTCATCGCGTTTCCTTCCAAAGAAGAGCTGGAAGCGACCGATTTCACGGTCCGCAAGAACGGTGAGGAAGTGCAGCGGGGCAATGTGAAGAACATGATTTTTTCATTGCAGACGATTGTGGATTTCATCGGCACCCGCTACGGGCTGGGCAAGGATGATGTAATCTTCACCGGCACGCCCGCAGGCGTCGGTCCTACCGTCTCGGGCGATTCGTTCGAGCTGTATTGGGGCGACCGGCTGATGGGCACCTGCCTGATCGGATAA
- a CDS encoding DUF92 domain-containing protein, with the protein MQWVIGVFGALFVAGAAYFKGSLSLSGMLAAVLMGTVYFGAGNAFWFGILLLFFISSSLLSKLRTEHKEELERSYAKTGRRDAGQVFANGGLGMLLVLLNAVYPLPAWELLFIGVMATVTADTWATECGTLSRKPPRSILSGKRLPTGASGGVSLPGTLAAAAGGLLIGIASWVLQQLSGMTGQSLAALAAAGLLGGLVGAFADSLLGATVQKMKRCTVCGREVESDIHCGMPTAHARGWRWMSNDAVNALSSIAGGAVALLIGGLM; encoded by the coding sequence ATGCAGTGGGTAATCGGCGTCTTTGGCGCCTTGTTCGTTGCCGGAGCGGCTTATTTTAAAGGCTCGCTGAGTTTATCCGGGATGCTTGCCGCCGTGCTTATGGGCACTGTCTATTTTGGAGCGGGGAACGCTTTTTGGTTCGGAATATTGCTGCTGTTCTTCATCTCCTCCAGCCTGCTGTCGAAGCTCAGGACGGAGCATAAGGAGGAACTGGAACGGTCATATGCCAAGACGGGCAGACGGGACGCCGGCCAGGTGTTCGCCAACGGCGGTCTCGGCATGCTGCTCGTTCTGCTGAATGCCGTTTACCCGCTGCCCGCATGGGAGCTGCTCTTCATCGGCGTGATGGCGACGGTGACTGCAGATACTTGGGCGACGGAATGCGGGACGCTGAGCAGAAAGCCGCCAAGGTCGATCCTAAGCGGCAAAAGGCTTCCGACCGGCGCTTCCGGCGGCGTCTCGCTTCCGGGTACGCTTGCGGCAGCTGCGGGCGGCCTCCTAATCGGCATCGCATCATGGGTTTTGCAGCAGCTGTCCGGAATGACCGGGCAGTCGCTTGCCGCTTTGGCGGCTGCGGGCCTCCTTGGGGGACTCGTTGGCGCTTTCGCCGATTCCCTGCTTGGCGCTACGGTGCAGAAGATGAAACGCTGCACCGTATGCGGCCGTGAGGTGGAGAGCGATATCCATTGCGGGATGCCCACGGCACATGCAAGAGGGTGGCGCTGGATGAGCAACGATGCGGTGAATGCCCTAAGCTCGATTGCCGGAGGAGCCGTGGCGCTACTGATTGGCGGACTGATGTGA
- a CDS encoding ABC-F family ATP-binding cassette domain-containing protein, with protein sequence MNIMTVEHLVKSYGEKVLFQDASFGMDERDKIGVIGVNGTGKSTLLRIIAGLESPDEGQVAIGNDVRVQFLSQNPPYNPEYTVLQQVFAGDNPELAVMRRYMETTALLEADPGNAKLEEELVRQGQDIDAAGVWHLESEAKSVLSKLGIQQFDARMGSLSGGQRKRVALAAALITPSELLILDEPTNHIDTSSVAWLEQYLQKRRGALLMVTHDRYFLERVAGVMLELDQGRLFRYEANYSRFLELKAEREEREAASEQKRQNLLRSELAWIRRGAKARSTKQKARIERFEKLRDQQGVSSGSQLEISAASTRLGRKILEIEDLAMSRGGRTLIKDLSYIAVPQDRVGVVGPNGSGKSTLLNLIAGKLQPDSGEVVLGPTVKLGYFTQEHQDMDDSLRVIEYIKEEAEVVRTADGSAITAAQMLERFLFPPVMQWTPISKLSGGEKRRLYLLRVLMSAPNVLLLDEPTNDLDIGTLAILEDYLDEFPGVVFTVSHDRFFLDRTVDKIIAFEDGMIRVHVGDYSEYEEWLSKNAPVRGSAADGKDDAEAKRGAGSQSQQGNTGQTPAREKLKFSFKEQREYEEIDSLVEQAEQHLSSIAAQMEAAFADSAKLQQLVEEQRAAEAELERLMERWTYLNELAEKIANKS encoded by the coding sequence ATGAATATTATGACCGTGGAGCATCTTGTCAAAAGCTACGGAGAAAAAGTGCTGTTCCAGGACGCGTCCTTCGGAATGGACGAGCGTGACAAGATCGGCGTCATCGGTGTGAACGGGACGGGCAAATCGACGCTTCTGCGGATTATTGCCGGACTTGAAAGTCCGGACGAGGGGCAAGTTGCCATCGGCAATGATGTGCGCGTACAGTTTTTGTCGCAGAATCCGCCCTATAATCCGGAGTATACCGTGCTTCAGCAGGTGTTCGCCGGAGATAATCCGGAGCTGGCCGTCATGCGGCGGTATATGGAGACAACAGCGCTGCTTGAAGCCGATCCGGGGAATGCCAAATTGGAAGAAGAGCTGGTCCGCCAAGGTCAGGACATTGATGCCGCAGGGGTCTGGCATTTGGAGAGCGAAGCGAAAAGCGTGTTGTCCAAGCTCGGGATTCAGCAGTTCGATGCGCGTATGGGGTCGCTCTCCGGCGGACAGCGCAAGCGGGTCGCGCTGGCGGCGGCCCTGATTACTCCTTCGGAGCTGCTCATTCTGGACGAGCCTACCAACCATATCGACACGTCCTCGGTCGCCTGGCTGGAGCAGTACTTACAGAAGCGGCGCGGTGCGCTGCTGATGGTTACTCATGACCGCTACTTTCTGGAGCGGGTAGCGGGTGTTATGCTGGAGCTGGATCAAGGCCGGTTGTTCCGCTATGAAGCGAACTATTCCCGCTTTCTGGAGCTGAAGGCCGAGCGCGAAGAGCGGGAGGCCGCTTCCGAGCAGAAGCGGCAGAATCTGCTGCGCAGCGAGCTGGCCTGGATCAGGCGCGGCGCCAAGGCGCGGTCGACGAAGCAGAAGGCGAGAATCGAGCGCTTCGAGAAGCTGAGAGATCAGCAGGGCGTATCCTCCGGCAGCCAGCTGGAGATTTCAGCCGCCTCGACAAGGCTGGGGCGTAAGATCCTTGAAATTGAGGATCTGGCTATGTCAAGGGGCGGGCGGACGCTCATTAAGGATTTGAGCTACATCGCCGTCCCGCAGGACCGCGTCGGCGTCGTCGGGCCGAACGGCAGCGGCAAATCGACGCTGCTGAACCTGATTGCCGGCAAGCTTCAGCCAGACAGCGGCGAAGTCGTGCTTGGACCGACGGTGAAGCTCGGCTATTTCACCCAGGAGCATCAGGATATGGACGACTCGCTGCGGGTGATTGAATACATCAAGGAAGAAGCGGAAGTTGTCCGGACGGCGGACGGCTCCGCCATTACGGCGGCTCAGATGCTGGAACGCTTCCTGTTCCCGCCAGTGATGCAGTGGACGCCGATCTCGAAGCTGTCCGGCGGAGAGAAAAGGAGACTGTACCTTCTGCGCGTACTGATGAGCGCTCCCAACGTGCTGCTGCTGGACGAACCGACCAATGATCTGGATATCGGCACACTTGCGATCTTGGAGGACTATCTGGATGAGTTTCCCGGAGTCGTCTTTACCGTCTCGCATGACCGGTTCTTCCTGGACCGGACGGTGGACAAGATCATTGCGTTTGAGGACGGAATGATCCGGGTTCATGTCGGTGATTACAGCGAATACGAAGAGTGGTTGTCTAAGAATGCGCCGGTCCGCGGCTCCGCAGCCGACGGGAAGGATGATGCGGAGGCAAAACGCGGCGCAGGCAGCCAGTCTCAGCAAGGAAATACTGGTCAGACTCCGGCCCGGGAAAAGTTGAAATTTTCTTTTAAGGAACAGCGGGAGTATGAAGAGATTGACAGCCTCGTTGAGCAGGCCGAACAGCATCTAAGTTCCATTGCCGCGCAGATGGAAGCGGCCTTTGCCGATTCCGCAAAGCTTCAGCAATTGGTAGAGGAGCAGCGCGCGGCCGAGGCGGAACTGGAGC